The SAR202 cluster bacterium genomic sequence GTTGCCTATGGACTGGCCCATGCCGCCCATGGTGTTCTTAGCGCCGAAGCCGGGGTCTATCAGGCTCGCGTCACCGACCAGCTTCTGGAGGTTCATTATGAGATCGAGCGGCATCTTGACCCGCGCAAACTGGGCGTTCTTGAAGAAGTCCGAATTGAACAGCACGCGGAGCATCTCTTTGATGCTGCCGTTGGACGCGAAGTACGCCTTGACCAGCGCGTCGATCGCCTCCGGGTTGCTCGGTGGGATCTCGTTCCAGGCGGCCACCGCGGGCTCGTCCGCGACGAAGAACGCGTACATCTGGCGGGCGATGAAGCGGGCAGTGGCCGGCTGGCGGGCGATGATATCGACGACGTCCTCGCCGTTGAATCGGCCGGTCTCTCCGAGGAATGTCTTCATCTCGTAGTTGTGGTTGCGGGAGTCGAACCTGAAAGCGGCCGGGTAGCCCTGGTCGCGGGACGATATCTCCAGCATGTGCTGCTCGAACGTCCAGCCTGTGAAAGCCTGCGCGGCCGCTTTGACGTCGTCCTCTGTATAGTTGCCGACGCCCATGGAGAAGAGCTCCAGGAGCTCGCGGCCGTAGTTCTCGTTGAGCTCGTCCTTGAGGTTCTCGTTATTGTCCAGCCAGAAGATCATCATAGGGTCGCGCGAAAGCTCTACCAGCAGGGTGCGGAGGTCTCCCATGCCGTGCTTTCGGAACTTTTCGAACTGCTGGAACATTGGGTACTGGTTGTTGCCCTTTGAAGAGCC encodes the following:
- a CDS encoding DUF1800 domain-containing protein; this translates as MTDRALYAHLMRRAGFGASIEELDALTKKPYEEVVEDLLNPERFPDDENRDIIYRFHGDGTRGYGRLWWHRMLSSKRPLEQRMFVFWHYVFATGSSKGNNQYPMFQQFEKFRKHGMGDLRTLLVELSRDPMMIFWLDNNENLKDELNENYGRELLELFSMGVGNYTEDDVKAAAQAFTGWTFEQHMLEISSRDQGYPAAFRFDSRNHNYEMKTFLGETGRFNGEDVVDIIARQPATARFIARQMYAFFVADEPAVAAWNEIPPSNPEAIDALVKAYFASNGSIKEMLRVLFNSDFFKNAQFARVKMPLDLIMNLQKLVGDASLIDPGFGAKNTMGGMGQSIGNPQTVEGWPRGVGWIDGGTLNTRVNTAVEMLDDINKPGLAQIYSRLAKMGPLSPRQLVDKCIEYIGPAPLGEATLRGLMRHAEARGTVDFSDESKRQQNGDHLLKMLQLTAATREYQLS